One segment of Mycoplasma sp. E35C DNA contains the following:
- a CDS encoding cytadherence protein B — protein sequence MSKPKIKKYFVFFIILLISAISLVFLGLHLNFKKPNNTDLSTKLKNQSVSLVEDNNDSELVRRIKQHSASHLRWNANANFSSYPTKDGGSLVLTSDGGIDRLDSFGYKKWSYLPNSNNKLARTDENQNLIYNKNNNLETLTTTTEFLQSVDTKIVSEAIQSNEDESIFYLLLVPAQLIDNEVNDQFYSLQQLSTDFGIQGTILKIKEDLNHVRESYGIVDYANISPKALIDNYPATWTKNTPSIYGVNGSFKKTEHPTWFSEGNGDNFISLPWLQYITNLANLYEYQGNVFLFGGNGNWIKQDDKDRKLASSYLSMGVFRVRFHDDKNIRPNVSGYPYAYLLSSLTSSHQDTQRVLLGQNKNYTLVPRIAVAGVKPALNYSNDYLFLFGSVTTGLDADDNANSVVLNKDNYSDAKLKQLNTLSSTPLVANDAKKNSVGPRVLAGFFFNLSDLAKLDDKIDESNVDKTYYLNQNSYGFRIIAPWTTKSAQTQNDALTTIGSNNQGVEGTLFNLTVRHGFNENDVGNLIILDDSSYAVQVGPYILTIDGPSPATLRNDVPFNLLHQLSNQDFLVYDINSSIGISTIFNFKDFRGIRAIKTNQTYLFSLFAPSSATASKPKVYYHSFNKNTNNQTNFYSQTINSEINGIVNVSANDALYIQLNDYSFNSFSLSANAISDEGLVNPITKRISFLGQGRFINNRDINLNQNNLANLFDFNQKETTLKNDLINSVYEYYPAKNNPNYQLKLKAVDLDYEHAKFRLVPYVLNNLTNRYEIIPDSNSQLNSDESFGNFNNFTPIDTIYLYIGVSVPIVIFIILMIAIVFVGVSIIRQRNNMVKSFNKNSLRVDGLVISIGSVFKSLITKSKQFKRLSIKAKEEPKPALKQLTGKVRTEQNNIINTNNQNNQIVNNNQNQVVINNQKPVISNTKHIPFEIKPIKQTTQTIQAPITPPTELKKDDTKRVNFNKMREYKQKTKMIGIE from the coding sequence ATGAGTAAACCTAAGATCAAAAAATACTTCGTTTTTTTTATCATCTTGCTAATTAGTGCTATTAGTTTAGTATTTTTAGGGCTACACTTAAACTTTAAAAAACCTAATAATACTGACTTATCAACTAAACTTAAGAATCAATCTGTAAGTTTAGTTGAAGATAATAATGATTCAGAATTAGTAAGAAGAATTAAACAACACAGTGCTAGTCATCTACGCTGGAATGCTAATGCTAACTTTAGTTCATACCCAACCAAAGATGGTGGGTCATTAGTATTAACTAGTGATGGTGGAATTGATCGACTAGATAGTTTTGGTTATAAGAAATGATCTTATTTACCAAACAGTAATAACAAACTTGCTAGAACTGATGAAAATCAGAATTTAATTTATAACAAAAACAATAATCTAGAAACACTAACGACCACAACTGAGTTCTTACAAAGCGTTGATACCAAGATTGTTTCAGAAGCAATCCAATCTAATGAGGATGAATCGATCTTTTATCTTTTATTAGTGCCAGCACAATTAATTGATAATGAAGTTAATGATCAATTTTACAGTTTACAACAACTAAGCACGGACTTTGGGATCCAAGGAACAATCTTAAAGATCAAAGAAGATCTAAATCACGTTAGAGAATCTTATGGGATTGTTGATTATGCTAACATTTCACCAAAAGCATTAATTGATAATTATCCAGCCACATGAACTAAGAACACGCCAAGTATTTATGGAGTTAATGGTTCGTTTAAAAAAACCGAACACCCAACCTGGTTTAGTGAAGGTAATGGTGATAATTTTATCTCATTACCTTGATTACAATACATTACTAATTTAGCTAACCTTTATGAATATCAAGGTAATGTTTTCTTATTTGGTGGTAATGGTAATTGGATCAAACAAGATGATAAGGATCGCAAGCTAGCTTCGTCTTATTTATCAATGGGTGTTTTTAGGGTTAGGTTTCATGATGATAAAAACATCAGACCTAATGTTAGTGGTTATCCTTATGCTTATTTATTAAGTTCATTAACATCATCACACCAAGATACTCAAAGAGTATTATTAGGTCAAAATAAGAACTATACCTTAGTGCCAAGAATTGCTGTCGCGGGGGTTAAACCTGCTTTAAATTATTCGAATGATTATTTATTCTTATTTGGTAGTGTAACAACAGGTCTAGATGCTGATGATAATGCTAATAGTGTGGTTTTAAATAAGGATAATTATAGTGATGCTAAATTAAAACAACTAAATACACTAAGCTCAACACCACTAGTAGCAAACGATGCTAAGAAAAACTCAGTTGGTCCTAGGGTATTAGCTGGATTTTTCTTCAATCTATCTGATTTAGCCAAACTTGATGATAAGATTGATGAATCTAATGTTGATAAAACCTATTATCTTAACCAGAACTCATACGGGTTTAGAATCATTGCTCCATGAACAACAAAATCTGCTCAAACTCAAAATGATGCTTTAACAACCATTGGATCAAATAACCAAGGTGTTGAAGGAACATTATTTAATTTAACTGTGCGTCATGGTTTTAATGAAAATGATGTTGGTAATCTAATTATCTTAGATGATAGTAGTTATGCTGTTCAGGTTGGTCCTTATATTTTAACGATTGATGGTCCTTCGCCAGCCACACTACGCAATGATGTGCCATTTAACTTATTACACCAACTATCTAACCAAGACTTCTTAGTTTATGATATTAACAGTTCAATTGGGATCAGCACAATCTTTAACTTTAAGGACTTTAGGGGAATAAGAGCAATCAAAACTAACCAAACCTATTTGTTTAGTTTGTTTGCTCCAAGTTCAGCTACTGCTTCTAAACCAAAGGTTTATTATCATAGCTTCAATAAGAATACTAATAATCAAACTAACTTTTATTCACAAACAATTAATAGTGAAATCAACGGGATTGTTAATGTCTCTGCTAATGATGCACTATACATCCAATTAAATGATTATTCATTTAATAGCTTCTCACTAAGTGCTAATGCGATTTCAGACGAAGGATTAGTTAACCCGATCACTAAACGTATATCTTTCTTAGGACAAGGTAGATTCATTAATAATCGTGATATTAATCTAAATCAGAATAATTTAGCCAATCTTTTTGATTTTAATCAAAAAGAAACAACCCTTAAAAATGACTTAATTAATAGTGTTTATGAATACTATCCAGCTAAAAATAATCCAAACTACCAATTAAAACTTAAAGCTGTTGATTTAGATTATGAGCATGCTAAATTTAGATTAGTGCCTTATGTATTAAATAATCTAACCAATCGTTATGAGATTATTCCTGATAGTAATAGTCAACTAAACAGCGATGAAAGCTTTGGTAACTTTAATAACTTTACGCCAATTGATACGATCTATTTATACATTGGTGTATCAGTGCCAATTGTGATCTTTATCATCTTAATGATTGCCATCGTCTTTGTTGGGGTATCAATTATTCGTCAAAGAAATAACATGGTGAAATCATTTAATAAGAATAGCTTGAGAGTTGATGGGTTAGTAATATCAATTGGTTCAGTGTTTAAATCATTAATTACCAAATCCAAACAGTTTAAGCGTTTATCAATTAAAGCTAAAGAAGAACCAAAACCAGCATTAAAACAACTAACAGGTAAAGTTAGAACTGAACAGAATAATATAATAAATACTAATAACCAAAATAATCAGATTGTTAATAACAACCAAAACCAAGTTGTTATTAACAATCAAAAACCAGTTATTAGTAATACCAAACACATTCCATTTGAAATCAAACCAATTAAACAAACCACTCAAACAATACAAGCGCCAATCACTCCGCCAACTGAATTAAAAAAAGATGATACTAAACGGGTGAATTTCAACAAGATGCGTGAATACAAACAAAAAACTAAGATGATAGGAATTGAATAA
- a CDS encoding cytadherence protein C — MKSDKKYLKRYQNKKLITVIISIFVFIALLFSILGISLIKTNHHHNNQTNPNNYALNNHAGLLEDNTKRDNIKANNNFYVQNANNDYFVMTKTGIQKLDVFGNLYYQFDYGMEFANYETVDLAANTIRPNYYYLLIKNPLISITGSGLISLVVNSPAFVLELYDDPKAQNPGLTITKRFRLDAYQFSRDLAGLYAKVGFEPKLADNASNDELNNAKQQAVGLLDRPANTSFLNNLSYFYYHSISKIAFLNNRLAIFGSNDVISIWYYLFNINQTNEDNNQQTDQFNIYPRLFANTNFNWTLKEQSNSEHTRAANFVVNNVKLYTPAYFVAGINVVKQELRTENDKDNNNQLVMYSLHLGLIPAPISKVSTTSAQYSHIISSSFYSKDDEAYSNIFVSGAISQSKIVEITNNFNTVNDFFSSSFSLKLSYDSNKFDEKKNNLSQYAYHYSVQIDNSTINKTGYANLIGILVIRLRIVGFIFSGDDYKFISGGVYNLFADTSAITGFQYITNIIFHKGVWWLAFYNPTTTTTWINELKTTVSRTNRTVLSINYSEIYKAKQGYKIFLILALSQDAFYSLSGADGVVHFNLIYFDQEQQSYINADFYDGEIPAFDNKPESKGSKLWGMISFKPESYLSNNQLSSMNANDVMNSSFILNKLVDYKPGIIKLPIKIIPSVINDRTLKLDVLLPYFNGEYYGTKQALKNLDFPSIQYDGLDANPVYVVPTIVVTVILIIILIVAFVFLILWQINKSRKVAAQLFNHANNKIDKLNDSVNTIYQKIETKLYNPANEKKKLTNKFNKPNENISYNIRHQNLNNTRFINPNYGGYKNPNGFNSPRYANPNYRPTTSYYNQPRQVNSTQAYRMQHPTKTFSQAGFNNKNSGYTQTSFWSNNPTKKIN, encoded by the coding sequence ATGAAAAGCGATAAAAAATACTTAAAGAGATATCAAAACAAAAAGCTAATTACTGTCATAATTAGCATTTTTGTCTTTATCGCTTTGTTGTTTTCAATTCTTGGGATCAGTTTAATTAAAACTAATCATCATCATAATAACCAAACTAATCCAAACAACTATGCACTTAACAATCATGCTGGTTTATTAGAAGATAATACTAAGCGTGATAATATCAAAGCCAACAATAATTTTTATGTGCAGAATGCTAATAATGATTATTTTGTAATGACTAAAACAGGGATCCAAAAACTTGATGTTTTTGGTAATCTGTATTATCAATTTGATTATGGTATGGAGTTTGCTAACTATGAAACCGTAGATCTAGCAGCCAATACAATCAGACCAAATTATTATTACTTATTAATTAAAAACCCGTTGATTAGCATCACGGGTTCAGGATTAATTTCATTGGTAGTTAATTCACCTGCATTTGTTTTAGAACTATACGATGATCCAAAAGCCCAAAATCCAGGATTAACTATTACCAAACGCTTTAGATTAGATGCTTATCAATTCTCACGTGACTTAGCAGGACTTTATGCTAAGGTTGGTTTTGAACCAAAACTAGCTGATAATGCTTCAAATGATGAACTAAATAATGCCAAACAACAAGCAGTTGGTTTATTAGATCGTCCAGCTAATACTTCATTCTTAAATAATTTATCGTATTTTTATTATCATTCAATCAGTAAAATTGCCTTCTTAAATAATCGTTTGGCAATCTTTGGTAGTAATGATGTCATTAGTATTTGGTATTACTTATTTAATATCAACCAAACCAACGAAGATAATAACCAACAAACTGATCAGTTTAATATCTATCCGCGTTTATTTGCCAATACCAACTTTAATTGAACATTAAAAGAACAATCAAACTCAGAACACACCAGAGCTGCTAATTTTGTTGTTAATAATGTCAAACTATACACACCAGCTTATTTCGTGGCTGGAATTAATGTTGTTAAACAAGAATTAAGAACAGAAAACGATAAGGATAATAATAACCAACTCGTAATGTATTCATTACACCTTGGTTTAATTCCAGCACCGATCTCTAAAGTATCAACAACTAGCGCCCAATACAGTCACATTATTAGTTCTTCATTTTATAGCAAGGATGATGAAGCATACTCTAATATTTTTGTTAGTGGAGCAATTTCACAATCAAAGATTGTTGAAATTACCAATAACTTTAATACGGTTAATGATTTCTTTTCATCATCATTTAGTTTAAAGCTATCTTATGATAGTAATAAATTTGATGAAAAGAAGAATAATCTAAGTCAGTATGCTTATCACTATTCTGTGCAAATTGATAATTCAACCATCAACAAAACTGGGTATGCTAATTTAATTGGGATCTTAGTGATTCGTTTAAGAATTGTTGGATTTATCTTTTCAGGTGATGATTATAAGTTTATCTCGGGTGGGGTTTATAACTTATTTGCTGATACTAGTGCAATCACGGGATTTCAATATATTACCAACATTATCTTTCATAAGGGTGTTTGGTGATTAGCATTCTATAACCCAACGACCACAACTACTTGGATTAATGAATTAAAAACAACAGTAAGCCGCACTAATCGCACGGTTTTATCAATCAATTATTCTGAAATCTATAAAGCTAAACAAGGATATAAGATCTTTTTAATCTTAGCACTAAGCCAGGATGCTTTTTATAGTTTAAGTGGTGCTGATGGTGTTGTGCATTTTAATCTGATCTATTTTGATCAAGAACAACAAAGTTATATTAATGCTGATTTTTATGATGGTGAGATTCCAGCGTTTGATAACAAACCAGAATCAAAAGGTTCAAAGCTATGAGGAATGATTAGCTTTAAGCCAGAATCATACTTATCAAACAATCAGTTAAGTAGTATGAATGCCAACGATGTGATGAACAGTTCGTTTATTCTTAATAAACTTGTTGATTACAAACCAGGGATCATTAAATTGCCAATCAAGATTATTCCAAGTGTGATTAATGATCGAACCTTAAAACTTGATGTTTTATTACCATACTTTAATGGCGAATATTATGGCACAAAACAAGCATTAAAAAACTTAGATTTCCCTTCAATCCAATATGATGGTCTAGATGCTAATCCAGTTTATGTTGTGCCAACGATTGTTGTTACTGTGATTTTAATCATCATCTTGATTGTTGCATTTGTCTTCTTGATTTTATGACAGATTAACAAGAGCAGAAAAGTGGCAGCACAATTGTTCAATCATGCTAACAATAAGATTGATAAATTAAATGATTCAGTAAATACGATTTATCAAAAAATTGAAACCAAATTATACAACCCTGCTAATGAGAAGAAAAAGCTAACTAATAAGTTCAATAAACCAAATGAAAACATCTCATATAACATCAGACATCAAAATTTAAACAACACTCGATTCATTAATCCAAACTATGGTGGTTATAAAAACCCTAATGGCTTTAATTCACCACGATACGCTAATCCAAACTACCGACCAACAACCAGTTATTACAACCAACCACGACAAGTAAACTCAACACAAGCATATCGAATGCAACACCCAACAAAAACATTTAGTCAAGCTGGATTTAATAATAAAAATTCTGGTTATACTCAAACAAGTTTTTGAAGCAATAATCCAACCAAAAAAATTAATTAG
- a CDS encoding Dam family site-specific DNA-(adenine-N6)-methyltransferase: MDNKLTTQKTFISPIKIQGKKTKLIKSIKALLPENFNSLTYIEPFLGSGEVLINLKPKKAIVNDINPHIISFFNDLKNKKINSEMIRTYLTNEGKKLKEIGSEYWYQKRKEFNKKPNSLAFLFLNRSCFNGILRFNSKGELNTPFCNKNERFSKSLITKIVNQVIQVEKCLEECDWEFYCMDVFDFLSKKSLNLKNTFYYFDPPYINRYSDYFTNWTKKENDELIKIILDNKIKFIYSNWLESEWRKNNEIERLTKNFKIQKIEHFYHVGAKIENRNLIVECLIYN; encoded by the coding sequence ATGGATAATAAATTAACAACACAAAAGACTTTTATAAGTCCAATTAAAATTCAGGGTAAAAAGACAAAGTTAATAAAGAGTATAAAAGCTTTATTACCTGAAAATTTTAATTCACTTACTTATATTGAACCATTCTTAGGATCTGGTGAAGTGCTGATTAATTTAAAGCCTAAAAAAGCAATTGTTAATGACATTAATCCACATATTATTTCTTTTTTTAATGATTTAAAAAACAAAAAAATAAATTCTGAAATGATCAGAACTTATTTAACAAATGAGGGTAAAAAATTAAAAGAAATAGGCAGTGAATACTGGTATCAAAAAAGAAAAGAATTTAATAAAAAACCAAATTCATTAGCTTTCTTATTCTTAAACAGAAGTTGTTTTAATGGGATTTTAAGATTTAATTCTAAGGGTGAATTAAATACTCCGTTTTGTAATAAAAACGAAAGATTTTCCAAATCATTAATAACCAAAATAGTTAATCAAGTAATCCAAGTAGAAAAATGCTTAGAAGAATGTGATTGAGAGTTTTATTGCATGGATGTTTTTGATTTCTTATCTAAGAAATCATTAAATCTTAAAAATACATTCTATTATTTTGATCCACCATACATTAATCGTTACAGCGACTATTTTACCAACTGAACTAAGAAAGAAAATGATGAATTAATTAAAATTATTCTTGATAATAAGATTAAATTTATTTATTCAAACTGATTAGAAAGTGAATGAAGAAAAAACAACGAAATTGAACGTTTAACTAAGAATTTTAAAATTCAAAAAATAGAACACTTCTATCATGTTGGTGCAAAGATAGAAAACCGTAATTTAATCGTTGAATGTTTAATTTATAACTAA
- a CDS encoding type II restriction endonuclease: MIDYFNIIKNALEEKLKDFSFCIRGILLSDKKTAITIGNDSKLIGKIFELFLIPHLKEICQQNNWKFEVTKKQNVYPDFNIIVGKNKHIAIDIKTTYRRANKIKFTLGSYGSFMRNNVKNIQYPYDSYIYHYVIGFVYNRNEKATEGVIFNTNEKVEYPYNNVEWFFQEKYKISGDKPGSGNTENIGSIETDNINDFKEGNGVFTKYKKDGLKIFEDYWKHYPKYRSKFKEYTDLKTYEKLKRIVVKNNKVIFTK, translated from the coding sequence ATGATCGACTATTTTAATATCATCAAAAACGCCTTAGAAGAAAAGTTAAAAGATTTTTCATTCTGCATCAGAGGCATATTGTTATCAGATAAAAAAACAGCAATAACAATTGGAAATGATTCAAAATTAATAGGTAAAATTTTTGAACTATTTTTAATTCCTCATCTTAAAGAAATATGCCAACAAAATAATTGAAAATTTGAAGTAACTAAAAAACAAAATGTTTATCCCGATTTCAACATAATTGTCGGTAAAAATAAGCATATTGCTATTGATATAAAAACAACTTATAGAAGAGCTAATAAAATAAAATTCACCTTAGGATCATATGGTAGTTTTATGAGAAATAATGTCAAAAACATTCAATATCCATATGATAGTTATATTTATCACTACGTTATAGGATTTGTTTATAACAGAAATGAAAAAGCAACTGAAGGTGTAATATTTAATACTAATGAAAAAGTTGAATATCCATATAATAATGTTGAATGATTTTTTCAAGAAAAATACAAAATTTCAGGAGATAAACCAGGATCAGGCAATACTGAAAATATTGGTAGTATAGAAACTGATAATATCAATGATTTTAAAGAAGGCAATGGTGTATTTACTAAATACAAAAAAGATGGCTTAAAAATATTTGAAGATTATTGAAAGCACTACCCAAAATATCGTTCTAAATTCAAAGAATATACTGATTTAAAAACTTATGAAAAATTAAAAAGAATTGTTGTTAAAAACAACAAAGTAATATTTACAAAATAA
- the hisS gene encoding histidine--tRNA ligase, translating into MENKQIKAVRGTTDWYDQEMILFDQIANKMIELSRLYSYNRVKTPVFEHAELFNRNLEHSDIVKKELYQFKDLSDRWLALRPEGTASVMRLVAEHKLLDKKPLPLRMFYLEPMFRYERPQKGRMREFHQYGVELVGELDLVDYVQVILLAKTILKTFNLNTVLNLNWLGNFASRQKWVDALNQYFNQHIDQLTELSKSRLNSYGVLRILDDKIEAQKDFVKNAPKIDEFISQEEKQQFQTFLSYLDELNIDYQINKQLVRGLDYYSRIVFEFILEDNQKSQSTVLAGGCYEDLVTELTNKNYQAIGFALSIERFIAYLDETTKNNLLNNYIKPTYLVINLVDQKIINTLKLIEALRQKNYNVVFNNNIKKLDKAIKYANRSEYSHLIILGNSEWDNNTITIKDLNKQTQQTIKWEEFIK; encoded by the coding sequence ATGGAGAACAAACAGATTAAAGCTGTAAGAGGGACAACTGATTGATATGATCAAGAGATGATTTTATTTGATCAGATTGCTAACAAAATGATTGAGTTATCACGATTATATTCTTATAATCGTGTAAAAACTCCAGTCTTTGAGCATGCTGAATTATTTAATCGTAACCTTGAACATTCAGATATTGTTAAAAAAGAGCTTTACCAATTTAAAGATCTATCTGATCGTTGATTAGCCCTACGCCCAGAAGGAACAGCTAGCGTGATGCGATTGGTGGCTGAACACAAGTTGTTAGATAAAAAACCATTACCATTAAGAATGTTTTATCTAGAACCGATGTTTCGTTATGAACGCCCCCAAAAAGGTAGAATGCGTGAGTTTCACCAATACGGCGTTGAGTTGGTTGGTGAATTAGATTTAGTTGATTATGTTCAGGTAATTTTGTTGGCAAAAACGATCTTAAAAACATTTAACCTTAATACGGTTTTAAACCTTAATTGATTAGGTAATTTTGCTTCACGTCAAAAATGAGTTGATGCACTAAATCAATATTTTAATCAACACATTGATCAATTAACTGAATTATCAAAATCACGCTTAAATTCTTATGGTGTATTAAGAATCTTAGACGATAAAATTGAAGCGCAAAAAGATTTTGTAAAAAACGCACCAAAGATTGATGAATTTATTTCACAAGAAGAAAAACAACAATTTCAAACTTTCTTATCTTATCTAGATGAATTAAATATTGATTATCAAATTAACAAACAATTAGTTCGGGGATTGGATTATTATTCACGCATTGTTTTTGAATTCATTCTAGAAGATAATCAAAAATCACAAAGCACAGTGCTAGCTGGTGGATGTTATGAAGATCTGGTAACTGAATTAACTAACAAAAACTATCAAGCCATTGGTTTTGCATTAAGCATTGAACGTTTTATTGCTTATTTAGATGAAACAACTAAAAATAACTTATTAAATAATTACATAAAACCAACATACTTAGTCATCAACTTAGTTGATCAAAAAATAATTAATACATTAAAATTAATTGAAGCATTGCGTCAAAAAAACTATAATGTTGTTTTTAACAACAACATTAAAAAACTTGATAAAGCAATCAAGTATGCTAATCGTTCAGAATATTCACACTTAATTATTTTGGGTAATTCTGAATGGGATAACAATACGATTACAATCAAAGATCTTAACAAACAAACTCAACAAACTATTAAGTGAGAAGAATTTATTAAATAG
- the aspS gene encoding aspartate--tRNA ligase, translating to MKPLNFNNRKTIISLKNNELINQNVDIVGWVKNVRKLGNFNFIELADKSGLIQLFDKNNEYANLSREDLIYVHGKLQLKKNANNNIELGDREVLIDSIDLISKSKTPPFILEDKTDALEDVRLKYRYLDLRRPILQKNLKLRSDFFYHVRSFLISEEFTEIETPILSKTTPEGARDYVVPSRSGANMFYALPQSPQIYKQLLMISGFEKYFQIARVFRDEDLRKDRQPEHTQIDMEVSFMNVEQFFDLIERMFIYVFDKLLNVKLQPKFLRMKYDDAMNRYGTDKPDIRFGCLINNVSEIFKNHEFAVFKNFAAKNHLKAIVLDEIMISSKEHKILEKYAKDNQAKALSWISFDNNQVVDGSIKRFISNDDLKALGLTDKKGTIFFVGDDDLDVVNKSLGAVRNQLNELYQLADDNEYKFLWIVDWPLYEWDDKEQKYVSAHNLFTSPDASCLNNFNEDKKNAKASSYDLVLNGFELASGAIRITNPELQEEVMKSLGLSKQEAYDKFGFLLEAYHYGAPQHCGIGLGADRILMIITKSKSIRDIIAFPKNNQGFDLMSNAPSAAIDDKFLDELHLSIKK from the coding sequence ATGAAACCATTAAATTTTAATAATCGAAAAACTATTATTTCATTAAAAAATAACGAACTAATTAACCAAAATGTTGATATTGTTGGTTGAGTTAAAAACGTTCGTAAATTAGGTAATTTTAACTTCATTGAATTAGCTGATAAATCAGGGTTAATCCAATTGTTTGATAAGAATAATGAGTATGCTAATTTATCACGTGAAGATTTAATTTATGTTCATGGAAAATTACAACTTAAAAAGAATGCTAACAATAACATTGAACTAGGTGATCGCGAAGTTTTAATTGATAGCATTGATTTGATATCAAAATCAAAAACGCCACCATTCATCTTAGAAGATAAAACTGACGCACTAGAAGATGTGAGATTAAAATATCGTTATCTAGATTTAAGAAGACCGATATTACAAAAAAACTTAAAGTTAAGATCAGATTTTTTCTACCATGTTCGTAGTTTTTTAATTTCAGAAGAATTTACTGAAATTGAAACACCAATCTTATCTAAAACTACACCAGAAGGTGCCAGAGACTATGTTGTGCCATCAAGAAGTGGTGCTAATATGTTTTATGCCTTACCCCAATCACCACAAATTTACAAACAACTATTAATGATTTCAGGGTTTGAAAAATACTTCCAAATTGCCAGAGTATTCCGTGATGAAGACTTAAGAAAAGACCGTCAACCAGAACACACGCAAATTGATATGGAAGTATCATTCATGAACGTTGAACAGTTCTTTGATCTAATTGAACGGATGTTTATTTATGTCTTTGATAAGTTGTTAAATGTTAAATTACAACCAAAGTTCTTACGCATGAAATATGATGATGCAATGAACCGATATGGAACTGATAAACCCGACATTCGATTTGGTTGTTTAATTAATAATGTTTCAGAAATTTTTAAAAACCATGAGTTTGCTGTTTTTAAAAATTTTGCGGCAAAAAACCACTTAAAAGCAATCGTTTTAGATGAAATAATGATTTCATCAAAAGAACACAAGATCCTTGAAAAATATGCAAAAGATAATCAAGCTAAAGCGTTAAGTTGAATTAGTTTTGATAACAATCAAGTTGTTGATGGATCGATCAAAAGATTTATTAGCAATGATGATTTAAAAGCATTAGGATTAACTGACAAAAAAGGAACAATCTTCTTTGTTGGGGATGATGATCTAGATGTGGTTAATAAATCACTAGGTGCAGTAAGAAATCAACTAAATGAACTTTATCAATTAGCTGATGATAATGAATATAAGTTCTTATGAATTGTTGATTGACCATTATACGAATGGGATGATAAAGAACAAAAATACGTTTCAGCACATAACTTATTTACATCACCTGATGCTTCATGTTTAAATAACTTTAATGAAGATAAGAAGAATGCTAAAGCTTCATCATACGATTTAGTATTAAATGGTTTTGAATTAGCCAGTGGTGCGATCAGAATTACCAATCCAGAATTACAAGAAGAAGTGATGAAATCACTTGGTTTATCTAAACAAGAAGCTTATGATAAATTTGGATTCTTACTTGAAGCTTATCACTATGGTGCACCACAACACTGTGGTATTGGTCTAGGTGCTGATCGTATTTTGATGATTATTACCAAATCAAAATCAATTCGTGACATCATTGCCTTTCCTAAAAATAACCAAGGATTTGATTTAATGAGTAATGCGCCATCTGCTGCAATTGATGATAAGTTCTTAGACGAATTACATTTATCAATTAAGAAGTAA